One genomic segment of Ricinus communis isolate WT05 ecotype wild-type chromosome 3, ASM1957865v1, whole genome shotgun sequence includes these proteins:
- the LOC8278573 gene encoding uncharacterized protein LOC8278573 precursor, producing MRGGILLSVLLLATCQFSLSIRDGLVKNGNFELAPKPSDMKGTQVIGKNAIPEWEISGFVEYIKSGQKQGDMLLVVPEGAYAVRLGNEASIKQRMRVIKGMYYSITFSAARTCAQEEKLNVSVSPDWGVLPMQTMYSSNGWDSYAWAFQAEFQYVDLVIHNPGVEEDPACGPLIDSVAIRALYPPRPTNKNILKNGGFEEGPYVFPNTSWGVLIPPNIEDDHSPLPGWMVESLKAVKYIDVDHFSVPQGRRAIELVAGKESAIAQVARTVIGKTYTLSFAVGDASNSCEGSMVVEAFAGKDTLKVPYESKGKGGFKRAVLRFVAVANRTRIMFYSTFYTMRSDDFSSLCGPVLDDVKLLSVRKP from the exons atgagaggGGGTATCTTGCTGTCGGTACTACTGTTGGCCACCTGCCAATTCTCCTTATCCATCAGGGATG GATTAGTGAAAAATGGCAACTTTGAGCTTGCTCCTAAGCCATCAGACATGAAAGGGACACAGGTGATTGGCAAGAACGCAATACCAGAATGGGAGATTTCTGGGTTTGTAGAGTATATAAAATCAGGTCAAAAACAAGGCGACATGTTGCTAGTAGTGCCCGAAGGAGCGTATGCTGTTAGGCTTGGAAATGAAGCAtcaattaaacaaagaatGAGAGTTATTAAAGGAATGTACTATTCCATAACATTTAGTGCAGCTAGAACTTGTGCACAAGAAGAGAAATTGAATGTTTCTGTATCGCCGGATTGGGGTGTTTTGCCAATGCAAACTATGTATAGTAGTAATGGATGGGACTCCTATGCTTGGGCCTTTCAAGCTGAGTTTCAATATGTGGACCTTGTCATTCACAATCCTGGAGTTGAAGAAGATCCTGCTTGTGGTCCTTTAATTGACTCTGTTGCCATCAGAGCTCTCTATCCTCCTAGGCCAACCAACA AGAACATACTGAAAAATGGAGGGTTCGAAGAAGGTCCATATGTATTTCCCAACACATCATGGGGTGTGCTGATCCCACCAAACATTGAAGATGATCACTCTCCCCTCCCTGGCTGGATGGTAGAATCTCTCAAAGCAGTTAAGTACATCGACGTTGACCATTTCTCGGTGCCTCAGGGGAGACGAGCGATAGAGCTAGTGGCAGGGAAAGAAAGCGCCATTGCGCAAGTAGCACGAACTGTCATTGGCAAAACGTATACCCTTTCGTTCGCAGTAGGGGATGCTAGCAACTCCTGCGAAGGGTCAATGGTGGTCGAAGCCTTCGCGGGGAAGGATACACTGAAAGTTCCTTACGAGTCCAAAGGCAAAGGTGGGTTCAAGCGTGCAGTGCTTAGATTTGTTGCTGTTGCTAACAGAACAAGAATTATGTTCTACAGCACATTTTACACTATGAGGAGTGATgatttctcttctctttgtGGACCTGTGCTTGATGACGTGAAGCTGTTAAGTGTTCGCAAACCGTGA
- the LOC8278571 gene encoding GTP-binding nuclear protein Ran-3, whose protein sequence is MALPNQPTVDYPSFKLVIVGDGGTGKTTFVKRHLTGEFEKKYEPTIGVEVHPLDFFTNCGKIRFYCWDTAGQEKFGGLRDGYYIHGQCAIIMFDVTARLTYKNVPTWHRDLCRVCENIPIVLCGNKVDVKNRQVKAKQVTFHRKKNLQYYEISAKSNYNFEKPFLYLARKLAGDPSLHFVESPALAPPEVQIDLAAQQQHEAELAQAASQPLPDDDDDTFE, encoded by the exons atg GCTTTACCCAATCAGCCGACTGTTGATTATCCAAGTTTCAAGCTTGTTATCGTTGGCGATGGTGGTACAG GGAAAACTACCTTTGTGAAAAGGCATCTTACTGGAGAGTTTGAGAAGAAATATGAGC CAACCATTGGTGTTGAAGTTCATCCATTGGATTTCTTCACCAACTGTGGAAAAATCCGATTCTACTGCTGGGACACTGCTGGACAAGAGAAATTTGGTGGGCTTAGGGATGGATACTA CATTCACGGGCAATGTGCTATCATCATGTTTGATGTTACTGCTCGGTTAACATATAAGAATGTACCTACATGGCATCGGGATCTTTGCAG GGTTTGCGAAAATATTCCTATTGTTCTTTGTGGGAACAAGGTTGATGTGAAAAACAGGCAGGTAAAGGCAAAACAGGTTACTTTCCACCGTAAAAAGAACTTGCAGTACTATGAGATTTCTGCAAAGAGCAATTACAATTTTGAGAAGCCTTTTCTGTATCTTGCAAGAAAACTTGCAGG TGATCCTAGTTTGCATTTTGTTGAGTCTCCAGCCCTTGCACCTCCAGAAGTGCAAATTGACTTGGCAGCACAGCAACA GCATGAGGCAGAACTTGCTCAAGCTGCAAGTCAACCTCTTCCAGACGACGATGATGATACTTTTGAGTAA
- the LOC8278569 gene encoding pentatricopeptide repeat-containing protein At3g54980, mitochondrial isoform X2: MRSSLTSSPIPQFFIRSFINPKSLCSQPQFPNEPQSSLYQNSYPNFSYAEKNSQDSNFSENLIFLKSRQVELTKPASQDSVLARTNVIDTLLSYKRDPYSALTYFKQLECTRGFVRSLDSLCVLLHILTRSSETLKQAQNLLNRFISGDSGPMPNILVDHFIGSTKRFDFDSDIRIYNYLLNSYIKANKLNDAIGCFNRLVESDIVPWIKFLNFLLTALVKNDMIYEAREVYEKMVLKGVHGDCFTVHIMMRANLKDNNEEEAKKFFLEAKSRGVKLDAAAYSIVIQAFCKNLDVELACGLLKDMRDKGWVPSEGTFTSVIGACVKQGNMVEALRLKDEMVSCGVQMNVVVATTLVKGYCKQDKLVSALEFFDKMNENGPSPNRVTYAVLIEWCCKNGNMAKAYDLYTQMKNKNICPTVFIVNSLIRGFLKVESREEASKLFDEAVACDIANIFTYNSLLSWLCKEGKMSEATTLWQKMLDKGLAPTKVSYNSMILGHCRQGNLDMAASVFSDMLDCGLKPNVITYSILMDGYFKNGDTEYGFYVFDRMVDENIVPSDFTYNIKINGLCKVGRTSEAQDMLKKFVEKGFVPVCLTYNSIMDGFIKEGSVSSALTAYREMCESGVSPNVITYTTLINGFCKNNNTDLALKMRNEMRNKGLELDITAYGALIDGFCKKQDIETASWLFSELLDGGLSPNSVIYNSLISGYRNLNNMEAALNLQKRMLE; encoded by the exons ATGAGATCTTCACTCACTTCTTCACCAATCCCTCAATTCTTTATTCGTTCTTTTATAAATCCTAAATCCCTCTGTTCACAACCTCAATTTCCTAATGAACCACAATCCTCGTTATACCAGAATTCCTATCCAAATTTCAGTTATGCAGAGAAAAACAGCCAAGATTCGAACTTTTCGGAAAACCTGATTTTTCTGAAATCCAGACAGGTCGAATTGACCAAACCCGCATCGCAAGATTCAGTCTTGGCACGAACCAATGTGATAGATACTCTTTTAAGTTACAAAAGAGACCCATATTCAGCCTTGACTTACTTCAAACAGTTGGAGTGCACTCGTGGGTTTGTTAGAAGCCTTGATTCTTTATGTGTTTTGCTTCACATTTTAACAAGGTCATCGGAAACTCTTAAACAAGCACAGAATCTGCTTAATCGATTCATTTCTGGTGATTCTGGTCCTATGCCTAATATTCTGGTAGATCACTTCATTGGGAGTACAAAAAGGTTTGATTTTGATTCGGATATTCGAATTTATAATTACTTGTTGAATAGTTATATTAAAGCTAACAAGTTGAATGATGCTATCGGTTGTTTTAATAGATTGGTTGAGAGTGATATTGTTCCTTggattaaatttcttaatttcctTTTGACTGCATTAGTTAAGAATGATATGATTTATGAAGCGCGAGAAGTTTATGAGAAGATGGTTTTGAAAGGGGTCCATGGCGATTGCTTTACAGTTCATATTATGATGCGTGCTAACTTAAAAGATAACAATGAGGAGGAGGCAAAGAAATTCTTTCTAGAGGCAAAGAGTAGAGGGGTGAAACTTGATGCTGCAGCTTATAGCATTGTTATTCAGGCCTTCTGCAAGAATCTTGATGTTGAGTTAGCTTGTGGGCTGTTGAAGGACATGAGAGATAAAGGGTGGGTTCCGTCTGAGGGTACCTTTACTAGTGTTATAGGGGCTTGTGTAAAGCAAGGGAATATGGTGGAAGCATTGAGGCTTAAAGATGAGATGGTGAGTTGTGGGGTGCAAATGAATGTGGTGGTAGCAACAACTTTGGTGAAGGGGTACTGCAAGCAAGATAAACTGGTTAGTGCTTTggaattttttgataaaatgaaTGAGAACGGACCCAGTCCTAACAGGGTTACTTATGCAGTTCTGATCGAATGGTGTTGTAAGAATGGGAATATGGCTAAAGCATACGATCTTTACACACAAATGAAAAACAAGAACATTTGCCCTACTGTTTTCATTGTGAATTCCTTGATACGGGGATTCCTGAAAGTGGAGTCCCGTGAGGAGGCATCCAAATTATTTGATGAGGCAGTTGCTTGTGACATTGCCAACATTTTCACTTATAACTCTCTCTTATCATGGCTCTGTAAGGAGGGCAAGATGAGTGAAGCGACCACTTTATGGCAAAAGATGTTAGACAAAGGTCTGGCACCTACTAAAGTATCTTACAATAGCATGATACTTGGCCACTGCAGACAAGGCAACTTGGATATGGCAGCTAGTGTATTTTCAGATATGCTTGATTGCGGTTTAAAACCTAATGTGATCACATATTCTATTTTGATGGATGGATATTTCAAAAACGGGGACACTGAATATGGTTTTTATGTATTTGACAGAATGGTGGATGAGAATATTGTTCCATCAGATTTCACTTACAATATTAAGATTAATGGTTTGTGCAAAGTTGGTCGCACTTCTGAGGCACAAGACATGCTGAAGAAGTTCGTTGAGAAGGGTTTTGTTCCTGTCTGCCTAACATACAACAGCATAATGGATGGATTTATAAAGGAAGGCTCAGTCAGTTCTGCTTTAACTGCTTATAGAGAGATGTGTGAAAGCGGAGTTTCTCCAAATGTAATCACATATACTACCTTGATTAATGGGTTctgcaaaaataataataccgATCTTGCTTTGAAGATGCGGAACGAGATGAGAAACAAGGGTCTTGAACTGGATATTACTGCATATGGTGCTCTAATTGATGGATTTTGCAAAAAACAAGATATAGAAACTGCAAGTTGGCTTTTCTCTGAACTTCTTGATGGTGGGTTATCTCCAAATTCAGTAATTTACAATAGCCTGATAAGTGGCTATAGGAATCTTAACAACATGGAGGCAGCACTCAACTTGCAGAAGAGAATGTTAG AATGA
- the LOC8278569 gene encoding pentatricopeptide repeat-containing protein At3g54980, mitochondrial isoform X1 has product MRSSLTSSPIPQFFIRSFINPKSLCSQPQFPNEPQSSLYQNSYPNFSYAEKNSQDSNFSENLIFLKSRQVELTKPASQDSVLARTNVIDTLLSYKRDPYSALTYFKQLECTRGFVRSLDSLCVLLHILTRSSETLKQAQNLLNRFISGDSGPMPNILVDHFIGSTKRFDFDSDIRIYNYLLNSYIKANKLNDAIGCFNRLVESDIVPWIKFLNFLLTALVKNDMIYEAREVYEKMVLKGVHGDCFTVHIMMRANLKDNNEEEAKKFFLEAKSRGVKLDAAAYSIVIQAFCKNLDVELACGLLKDMRDKGWVPSEGTFTSVIGACVKQGNMVEALRLKDEMVSCGVQMNVVVATTLVKGYCKQDKLVSALEFFDKMNENGPSPNRVTYAVLIEWCCKNGNMAKAYDLYTQMKNKNICPTVFIVNSLIRGFLKVESREEASKLFDEAVACDIANIFTYNSLLSWLCKEGKMSEATTLWQKMLDKGLAPTKVSYNSMILGHCRQGNLDMAASVFSDMLDCGLKPNVITYSILMDGYFKNGDTEYGFYVFDRMVDENIVPSDFTYNIKINGLCKVGRTSEAQDMLKKFVEKGFVPVCLTYNSIMDGFIKEGSVSSALTAYREMCESGVSPNVITYTTLINGFCKNNNTDLALKMRNEMRNKGLELDITAYGALIDGFCKKQDIETASWLFSELLDGGLSPNSVIYNSLISGYRNLNNMEAALNLQKRMLGEGISCDLQTYTTLIDGLLKEGRLVLALDLYSEMSAKGIIPDIIIYTVLINGLCGKGQLENAQKILAEMERDSITPNVPIYNALIAGHFKAGNLQEAFRLHNEMLDKGLTPNDTTYDILINGKIKGGNSGSGVSHV; this is encoded by the coding sequence ATGAGATCTTCACTCACTTCTTCACCAATCCCTCAATTCTTTATTCGTTCTTTTATAAATCCTAAATCCCTCTGTTCACAACCTCAATTTCCTAATGAACCACAATCCTCGTTATACCAGAATTCCTATCCAAATTTCAGTTATGCAGAGAAAAACAGCCAAGATTCGAACTTTTCGGAAAACCTGATTTTTCTGAAATCCAGACAGGTCGAATTGACCAAACCCGCATCGCAAGATTCAGTCTTGGCACGAACCAATGTGATAGATACTCTTTTAAGTTACAAAAGAGACCCATATTCAGCCTTGACTTACTTCAAACAGTTGGAGTGCACTCGTGGGTTTGTTAGAAGCCTTGATTCTTTATGTGTTTTGCTTCACATTTTAACAAGGTCATCGGAAACTCTTAAACAAGCACAGAATCTGCTTAATCGATTCATTTCTGGTGATTCTGGTCCTATGCCTAATATTCTGGTAGATCACTTCATTGGGAGTACAAAAAGGTTTGATTTTGATTCGGATATTCGAATTTATAATTACTTGTTGAATAGTTATATTAAAGCTAACAAGTTGAATGATGCTATCGGTTGTTTTAATAGATTGGTTGAGAGTGATATTGTTCCTTggattaaatttcttaatttcctTTTGACTGCATTAGTTAAGAATGATATGATTTATGAAGCGCGAGAAGTTTATGAGAAGATGGTTTTGAAAGGGGTCCATGGCGATTGCTTTACAGTTCATATTATGATGCGTGCTAACTTAAAAGATAACAATGAGGAGGAGGCAAAGAAATTCTTTCTAGAGGCAAAGAGTAGAGGGGTGAAACTTGATGCTGCAGCTTATAGCATTGTTATTCAGGCCTTCTGCAAGAATCTTGATGTTGAGTTAGCTTGTGGGCTGTTGAAGGACATGAGAGATAAAGGGTGGGTTCCGTCTGAGGGTACCTTTACTAGTGTTATAGGGGCTTGTGTAAAGCAAGGGAATATGGTGGAAGCATTGAGGCTTAAAGATGAGATGGTGAGTTGTGGGGTGCAAATGAATGTGGTGGTAGCAACAACTTTGGTGAAGGGGTACTGCAAGCAAGATAAACTGGTTAGTGCTTTggaattttttgataaaatgaaTGAGAACGGACCCAGTCCTAACAGGGTTACTTATGCAGTTCTGATCGAATGGTGTTGTAAGAATGGGAATATGGCTAAAGCATACGATCTTTACACACAAATGAAAAACAAGAACATTTGCCCTACTGTTTTCATTGTGAATTCCTTGATACGGGGATTCCTGAAAGTGGAGTCCCGTGAGGAGGCATCCAAATTATTTGATGAGGCAGTTGCTTGTGACATTGCCAACATTTTCACTTATAACTCTCTCTTATCATGGCTCTGTAAGGAGGGCAAGATGAGTGAAGCGACCACTTTATGGCAAAAGATGTTAGACAAAGGTCTGGCACCTACTAAAGTATCTTACAATAGCATGATACTTGGCCACTGCAGACAAGGCAACTTGGATATGGCAGCTAGTGTATTTTCAGATATGCTTGATTGCGGTTTAAAACCTAATGTGATCACATATTCTATTTTGATGGATGGATATTTCAAAAACGGGGACACTGAATATGGTTTTTATGTATTTGACAGAATGGTGGATGAGAATATTGTTCCATCAGATTTCACTTACAATATTAAGATTAATGGTTTGTGCAAAGTTGGTCGCACTTCTGAGGCACAAGACATGCTGAAGAAGTTCGTTGAGAAGGGTTTTGTTCCTGTCTGCCTAACATACAACAGCATAATGGATGGATTTATAAAGGAAGGCTCAGTCAGTTCTGCTTTAACTGCTTATAGAGAGATGTGTGAAAGCGGAGTTTCTCCAAATGTAATCACATATACTACCTTGATTAATGGGTTctgcaaaaataataataccgATCTTGCTTTGAAGATGCGGAACGAGATGAGAAACAAGGGTCTTGAACTGGATATTACTGCATATGGTGCTCTAATTGATGGATTTTGCAAAAAACAAGATATAGAAACTGCAAGTTGGCTTTTCTCTGAACTTCTTGATGGTGGGTTATCTCCAAATTCAGTAATTTACAATAGCCTGATAAGTGGCTATAGGAATCTTAACAACATGGAGGCAGCACTCAACTTGCAGAAGAGAATGTTAGGTGAGGGGATTTCTTGTGATTTGCAAACATACACTACACTGATAGATGGATTGCTAAAAGAGGGCAGATTAGTCCTTGCTCTGGATCTTTATTCAGAGATGTCTGCCAAGGGTATCATACctgatataataatttatactgTTTTAATAAATGGTCTTTGTGGTAAAGGACAGCTAGAAAATGCGCAGAAAATATTAGCAGAGATGGAAAGGGATAGTATAACACCCAATGTTCCTATTTATAACGCACTGATTGCTGGGCACTTCAAAGCTGGCAATCTGCAGGAGGCCTTTAGACTGCATAATGAAATGCTTGACAAAGGTCTTACTCCAAATGACACTACTTATGATATTCTTATAAATGGAAAAATCAAAGGTGGGAACTCTGGTTCTGGAGTTTCACATGTTTGA
- the LOC8278568 gene encoding tRNA (cytosine(38)-C(5))-methyltransferase 2 isoform X2 — MMLTSTILVTVLISYAAHAWLLSPPCQPYTRQGLQKHSGDARAFSFLKILELIPHTKQPPHMLFVENVVGFETSDTRTNMVEILANSGFVTQEFILSPLQFGIPYSRPRYFCLAKRKPLLFQHKYINHQLVWSLGPLFGHDEGTVADRYDQSPESWDKLLQSCEPVVSFLEFKNSSNGVDAETDFVAITNDSGDLENTGEGNLTTMDQYIVPSNLIERWGSAMDIVYPDSNRCCCFTKSYYRYVKGTGSLLATVQPKEKGKTSSLQEKGLRYFTPREVANLHSFPKDFHFPEHISLRQRYALLGNSLSIAVVAPLLDYLFAQPL; from the exons ATGATGCTTACGAGCACAATTTTGGTCACCGTCCTTATCAG TTATGCGGCACATGCTTGGCTTCTTTCACCTCCTTGTCAGCCCTACACTCGACAAG GTCTTCAAAAACACTCTGGTGATGCTCGGGCGTTTTCCTTTCTTAAGATTCTTGAACTTATACCTCACACTAAGCAACCACCACATATGCTTTTCGTAGAAAATGTGGTTGGATTTGAG ACGTCTGATACACGCACAAATATGGTAGAGATTTTAGCCAACTCTGGTTTTGTCACACAAGAGTTTATTTTGAGTCCATTACAGTTTGGCATTCCTTACTCCAGGCCACGTTATTTTTGCTTG GCAAAAAGAAAACCTCTATTGTTTCAGCACAAATACATCAATCATCAGCTTGTTTGGTCATTAGGCCCATTATTTGGGCACGATGAAGGGACAGTTGCAGATAGATATGATCAATCACCAGAGAGCTGGGATAAGTTGCTCCAGTCATGTGAGCCAGTAGTGAGTTTTCTTGAATTCAAGAATTCTAGCAATGGAGTAGATGCAGAAACTGATTTTGTGGCAATCACCAACGATTCCGGGGATTTGGAGAACACTGGCGAAGGAAATCTTACCACAATGGATCAGTATATTGTACCTTCAAACTTGATAGAAAGATGGGGAAGTGCTATGG ATATTGTTTATCCGGATTCAAATCGATGCTGTTGTTTCACAAAGAGCTACTATAGATACGTGAAAGGCACTGGATCCCTGTTAGCAACTGTCCAG CCAAAGGAGAAGGGGAAAACATCTTCATTGCAAGAGAAAGGCCTTAGATATTTTACCCCTAGGGAG GTTGCTAATCTGCATTCTTTCCCCAAGGACTTTCATTTTCCAGAGCATATAAGCCTCAGGCAACG TTATGCATTGCTCGGAAACAGTTTAAGCATAGCAGTGGTTGCTCCGTTACTGGACTACTTATTTGCCCAACCATTGTGA
- the LOC8278568 gene encoding tRNA (cytosine(38)-C(5))-methyltransferase 2 isoform X1: MEAGFVKGENEPWRILEFYSGIGGMRYSLMKAGVNAKVMEAFDINNIANDAYEHNFGHRPYQGNIQSLTAADLDSYAAHAWLLSPPCQPYTRQGLQKHSGDARAFSFLKILELIPHTKQPPHMLFVENVVGFETSDTRTNMVEILANSGFVTQEFILSPLQFGIPYSRPRYFCLAKRKPLLFQHKYINHQLVWSLGPLFGHDEGTVADRYDQSPESWDKLLQSCEPVVSFLEFKNSSNGVDAETDFVAITNDSGDLENTGEGNLTTMDQYIVPSNLIERWGSAMDIVYPDSNRCCCFTKSYYRYVKGTGSLLATVQPKEKGKTSSLQEKGLRYFTPREVANLHSFPKDFHFPEHISLRQRYALLGNSLSIAVVAPLLDYLFAQPL, encoded by the exons ATGGAGGCAGGTTTTGTCAAAGGGGAAAACGAGCCATGGCGAATTTTAGAATTCTACAGTGGTATTGGTGGCATG agATATTCGCTTATGAAAGCTGGTGTAAACGCAAAAGTAATGGAAGCTTTTGACATAAATAACATAGCTAATGATGCTTACGAGCACAATTTTGGTCACCGTCCTTATCAG GGTAATATTCAGAGTCTGACTGCTGCTGATCTCGACAGTTATGCGGCACATGCTTGGCTTCTTTCACCTCCTTGTCAGCCCTACACTCGACAAG GTCTTCAAAAACACTCTGGTGATGCTCGGGCGTTTTCCTTTCTTAAGATTCTTGAACTTATACCTCACACTAAGCAACCACCACATATGCTTTTCGTAGAAAATGTGGTTGGATTTGAG ACGTCTGATACACGCACAAATATGGTAGAGATTTTAGCCAACTCTGGTTTTGTCACACAAGAGTTTATTTTGAGTCCATTACAGTTTGGCATTCCTTACTCCAGGCCACGTTATTTTTGCTTG GCAAAAAGAAAACCTCTATTGTTTCAGCACAAATACATCAATCATCAGCTTGTTTGGTCATTAGGCCCATTATTTGGGCACGATGAAGGGACAGTTGCAGATAGATATGATCAATCACCAGAGAGCTGGGATAAGTTGCTCCAGTCATGTGAGCCAGTAGTGAGTTTTCTTGAATTCAAGAATTCTAGCAATGGAGTAGATGCAGAAACTGATTTTGTGGCAATCACCAACGATTCCGGGGATTTGGAGAACACTGGCGAAGGAAATCTTACCACAATGGATCAGTATATTGTACCTTCAAACTTGATAGAAAGATGGGGAAGTGCTATGG ATATTGTTTATCCGGATTCAAATCGATGCTGTTGTTTCACAAAGAGCTACTATAGATACGTGAAAGGCACTGGATCCCTGTTAGCAACTGTCCAG CCAAAGGAGAAGGGGAAAACATCTTCATTGCAAGAGAAAGGCCTTAGATATTTTACCCCTAGGGAG GTTGCTAATCTGCATTCTTTCCCCAAGGACTTTCATTTTCCAGAGCATATAAGCCTCAGGCAACG TTATGCATTGCTCGGAAACAGTTTAAGCATAGCAGTGGTTGCTCCGTTACTGGACTACTTATTTGCCCAACCATTGTGA
- the LOC8278567 gene encoding ammonium transporter 2 member 5, whose amino-acid sequence MSNILVPIPSPAPAPLFDLPSGLAFDESTPPWMSKADNAWQLTAATFVGLQSIPGLMILYGGGVKKKWAVNSAFMVLYAFACVLFCWVTWGYRMSFGTELVPFWGKANIALDQKFLFDQAFFGKFPTATMVFFQSVFAAITLILIAGALLGRMNFYAWMMFVPLWLTFSYTFVAFSIWCPSGFLFKNGLIDYSGGYVIHLSAGVSGFTAAYWVGPRLTKDRERFPPNNIILMLAGAGLLWMGWTGFNGGDPYAASVDASLAVLNTHVCTASSLLTWLLLDVVYFGKASVIGAVQGMITGLVCITPAAGVVQGWAAILMGICSGSIPWFTMMVVHKKSELLQKVDDTMAVLHTHAIAGSLGGILTGLFAEPRLCYLFSGTYGQYIGLFYGFQMGQVHDGFRQIGIQLLGIIFVILVNVISTSIICLLIQLVVPLRMSDEDMEIGDEAVHGEEAYAIWGHGDRHENSWRVNSANPETELPVTRRKNATGQVEMT is encoded by the exons ATGAGTAATATACTTGTACCAATACCATCACCAGCTCCAGCCCCTCTCTTCGATCTACCTTCTGGTTTAGCTTTTGACGAATCTACACCACCATGGATGAGCAAAGCTGATAATGCGTGGCAATTAACAGCAGCAACATTTGTTGGTCTACAGAGTATTCCAGGACTCATGATACTATATGGTGGAGGGGTTAAAAAGAAATGGGCTGTAAACTCGGCATTCATGGTACTCTACGCTTTTGCTTGTGTGCTTTTTTGTTGGGTTACTTGGGGTTACAGGATGTCTTTTGGAACAGAACTTGTACCTTTTTGGGGAAAGGCTAATATTGCCTTGGATCAAAAGTTTCTGTTTGATCAAGCATTTTTTGGCAAGTTTCCTACTGCAACCATGGTGTTTTTCCAATCTGTTTTTGCAGCGAttactttgattttgattGCTGGTGCCTTGCTTGGGAGGATGAATTTTTATGCTTGGATGATGTTTGTACCTCTATGGCTAACCTTTTCATATACTTTTGTGGCGTTTAGTATATGGTGTCCTAGtggttttcttttcaagaatGGCCTCATTGATTATTCTGGTGGTTATGTGATTCATTTATCTGCTGGAGTTTCTGGTTTCACAGCTGCCTATTGG GTTGGTCCAAGACTGACTAAAGACAGAGAGAGATTTCCTCCAAACAACATCATTCTTATGTTAGCAGGAGCAGGATTGCTGTGGATGGGTTGGACAGGATTTAATGGAGGAGACCCTTATGCAGCAAGTGTCGATGCATCCTTAGCCGTCTTAAACACTCATGTCTGCACTGCTTCTAGCTTGCTTACTTGGCTATTATTGGATGTCGTATATTTTGGCAAAGCTTCTGTTATTGGTGCTGTTCAAGGCATGATCACCGGTTTAGTCTGCATCACTCCTGCTGCTG GGGTTGTGCAAGGATGGGCAGCAATACTAATGGGTATATGTTCAGGTTCAATTCCTTGGTTCACCATGATGGTTGTGCACAAGAAATCCGAACTTCTCCAAAAGGTTGATGATACAATGGCTGTTTTACATACTCATGCCATTGCAGGAAGCCTTGGTGGAATCCTGACAGGCCTCTTTGCAGAACCAAGGTTATGTTATTTGTTCTCTGGAACATATGGGCAATATATTGGCCTATTTTATGGTTTTCAAATGGGACAAGTCCATGACGGATTTCGACAAATAGGAATTCAACTTTTGGGAATTATATTTGTCATTCTTGTAAATGTTATATCGACAAGCATAATATGTCTGTTAATTCAACTTGTCGTGCCACTAAGGATGTCTGATGAAGATATGGAGATTGGAGATGAAGCTGTTCATGGAGAAGAAGCTTATGCTATTTGGGGCCATGGAGATAGGCATGAGAATTCTTGGCGTGTGAATTCAGCTAATCCTGAAACTGAATTGCCAGTAACGAGAAGGAAGAATGCAACTGGTCAAGTTGAAATGACATGA